From Chaetodon trifascialis isolate fChaTrf1 chromosome 1, fChaTrf1.hap1, whole genome shotgun sequence, one genomic window encodes:
- the LOC139330739 gene encoding zinc finger protein 395-like isoform X3 has translation MLPKTRLGKRSPLGALVSSACPGIQTSPETGETGVTMATAAGQQTRVKGHPGLKVYFQCGGAGETSGAADQLDLMQSDVSSSSHPSSSSSSCSRSVSSCIDVPRSQRSPEEVDMDELMAAMVLSSLSCSPLLHSPAHPDTAAPLMDCGGGELSDGGSSGYWSVGRTNGSPAPSPPIAEPAVRPTTPPDEGLDMELEQVLFDEPAPRKRRNSVKAAYRCLWPSCGKVLTSVVGIKRHIRTTHLCPPPPSPPSPPSPACGALSRSAPSSSGSFWQVQSEHSYQAPPPSHVMSAAALNTPSCRWTATPTSCLKQGLAFRVRSVSVGEQWLQHQSAPCRRIRGEAKKCRKVYGVEHRDQWCTACRWKKACQRFLD, from the exons ATGTTGCCAAAGACGCGTCTGGGGAAGCGCTCTCCTCTCGGGGCCTTGGTGAGTTCGGCTTGTCCAGGGATACAAACCAGCCCGGAGACGGGTGAGACCggcgtcaccatggcaacagcagcaggacaacagaccagggtcaaaggtcatcctGGACTGAAG gtgtattttcagtgtggaggagcaggtgaaaCTTCAGGTGCGGCGGATCAGCTTGACCTCATGCAGAGTGACGTCAGCTCTTCatctcatccctcctcctcctcctcctcctgcagcagatcAGTCTCCTCCTGCATCGACGTCCCCAGAAG CCAGAGGAGTCCAGAGGAGGTGGACATGGACGAGCTGATGGCAGCCATGGTCCTCAGCAGTTTGTCCTGCAGCCCCCTGCTGCACAGCCCCGCCCACCCAGACACAGCAG CTCCTCTGATGGACTGCGGAGGCGGTGAACTCTCTGACGGCGGCAGCAGCGGCTACTGGAGCGTGGGTCGCACCAACGGAAGCCCGGCCCCCTCTCCACCAATCGCAGAGCCCGCCGTGAGACCGACCACGCCCCCCGACGAAGGGCTGGACATGGAGCTGGAGCAGGTGCTGTTCGATGAGCCGGCGCCACGGAAACGCAGG aaCTCAGTGAAGGCAGCCTACAGGTGTCTGTGGCCCAGCTGTGGAAAGGTGCTCACGTCAGTGGTGGGAATAAAACGACACATCCGGACGACACACCTGTG ccctccccctccctcccctccgtCTCCCCCCTCTCCGGCCTGCGGCGCTCTGAGTCGctctgccccctcctcctccggcaGCTTCTGGCAGGTCCAATCAGAGCACTCCTACCAG GCTCCGCCTCCCAGTCATGTgatgtcagcagcagctttgaacACACCCTCCTGTCGTTGGACGGCCACGCCCACCAGCTGCCTCAAACAG gGTTTGGCGTTTCGGGTGCGCTCGGTCAGTGTTGGAGAGCAGTGGCTGCAGCATCAGAGCGCCCCCTGCAG
- the LOC139330739 gene encoding zinc finger protein 395-like isoform X1, with translation MLPKTRLGKRSPLGALVSSACPGIQTSPETGETGVTMATAAGQQTRVKGHPGLKVYFQCGGAGETSGAADQLDLMQSDVSSSSHPSSSSSSCSRSVSSCIDVPRSQRSPEEVDMDELMAAMVLSSLSCSPLLHSPAHPDTAAPLMDCGGGELSDGGSSGYWSVGRTNGSPAPSPPIAEPAVRPTTPPDEGLDMELEQVLFDEPAPRKRRNSVKAAYRCLWPSCGKVLTSVVGIKRHIRTTHLCRGGEHERCSRSEEDFYYTEVNQWDQPQSPLLPLLCGPAPASPTSSSPSSPSSPPSPPPPSPPSPPSPACGALSRSAPSSSGSFWQVQSEHSYQAPPPSHVMSAAALNTPSCRWTATPTSCLKQGLAFRVRSVSVGEQWLQHQSAPCRRIRGEAKKCRKVYGVEHRDQWCTACRWKKACQRFLD, from the exons ATGTTGCCAAAGACGCGTCTGGGGAAGCGCTCTCCTCTCGGGGCCTTGGTGAGTTCGGCTTGTCCAGGGATACAAACCAGCCCGGAGACGGGTGAGACCggcgtcaccatggcaacagcagcaggacaacagaccagggtcaaaggtcatcctGGACTGAAG gtgtattttcagtgtggaggagcaggtgaaaCTTCAGGTGCGGCGGATCAGCTTGACCTCATGCAGAGTGACGTCAGCTCTTCatctcatccctcctcctcctcctcctcctgcagcagatcAGTCTCCTCCTGCATCGACGTCCCCAGAAG CCAGAGGAGTCCAGAGGAGGTGGACATGGACGAGCTGATGGCAGCCATGGTCCTCAGCAGTTTGTCCTGCAGCCCCCTGCTGCACAGCCCCGCCCACCCAGACACAGCAG CTCCTCTGATGGACTGCGGAGGCGGTGAACTCTCTGACGGCGGCAGCAGCGGCTACTGGAGCGTGGGTCGCACCAACGGAAGCCCGGCCCCCTCTCCACCAATCGCAGAGCCCGCCGTGAGACCGACCACGCCCCCCGACGAAGGGCTGGACATGGAGCTGGAGCAGGTGCTGTTCGATGAGCCGGCGCCACGGAAACGCAGG aaCTCAGTGAAGGCAGCCTACAGGTGTCTGTGGCCCAGCTGTGGAAAGGTGCTCACGTCAGTGGTGGGAATAAAACGACACATCCGGACGACACACCTGTG CCGTGGCGGCGAGCACGAGCGCTGTTCCCGCAGCGAGGAGGATTTTTACTACACCGAAGTTAACCAATGGGACCAGCCGCAGTCTCCtttacttcctctcctctgtggccCCGCCCCcgcctcccccacctcctcctccccctcctccccctcctcaccccccagccctccccctccctcccctccgtCTCCCCCCTCTCCGGCCTGCGGCGCTCTGAGTCGctctgccccctcctcctccggcaGCTTCTGGCAGGTCCAATCAGAGCACTCCTACCAG GCTCCGCCTCCCAGTCATGTgatgtcagcagcagctttgaacACACCCTCCTGTCGTTGGACGGCCACGCCCACCAGCTGCCTCAAACAG gGTTTGGCGTTTCGGGTGCGCTCGGTCAGTGTTGGAGAGCAGTGGCTGCAGCATCAGAGCGCCCCCTGCAG
- the LOC139330739 gene encoding zinc finger protein 395-like isoform X2, with protein MLPKTRLGKRSPLGALVSSACPGIQTSPETGETGVTMATAAGQQTRVKGHPGLKVYFQCGGAGETSGAADQLDLMQSDVSSSSHPSSSSSSCSRSVSSCIDVPRSQRSPEEVDMDELMAAMVLSSLSCSPLLHSPAHPDTAAPLMDCGGGELSDGGSSGYWSVGRTNGSPAPSPPIAEPAVRPTTPPDEGLDMELEQVLFDEPAPRKRRNSVKAAYRCLWPSCGKVLTSVVGIKRHIRTTHLCRGGEHERCSRSEEDFYYTEVNQWDQPQSPLLPLLCGPAPASPTSSSPSSPSSPPSPPPPSPPSPPSPACGALSRSAPSSSGSFWQVQSEHSYQGLAFRVRSVSVGEQWLQHQSAPCRRIRGEAKKCRKVYGVEHRDQWCTACRWKKACQRFLD; from the exons ATGTTGCCAAAGACGCGTCTGGGGAAGCGCTCTCCTCTCGGGGCCTTGGTGAGTTCGGCTTGTCCAGGGATACAAACCAGCCCGGAGACGGGTGAGACCggcgtcaccatggcaacagcagcaggacaacagaccagggtcaaaggtcatcctGGACTGAAG gtgtattttcagtgtggaggagcaggtgaaaCTTCAGGTGCGGCGGATCAGCTTGACCTCATGCAGAGTGACGTCAGCTCTTCatctcatccctcctcctcctcctcctcctgcagcagatcAGTCTCCTCCTGCATCGACGTCCCCAGAAG CCAGAGGAGTCCAGAGGAGGTGGACATGGACGAGCTGATGGCAGCCATGGTCCTCAGCAGTTTGTCCTGCAGCCCCCTGCTGCACAGCCCCGCCCACCCAGACACAGCAG CTCCTCTGATGGACTGCGGAGGCGGTGAACTCTCTGACGGCGGCAGCAGCGGCTACTGGAGCGTGGGTCGCACCAACGGAAGCCCGGCCCCCTCTCCACCAATCGCAGAGCCCGCCGTGAGACCGACCACGCCCCCCGACGAAGGGCTGGACATGGAGCTGGAGCAGGTGCTGTTCGATGAGCCGGCGCCACGGAAACGCAGG aaCTCAGTGAAGGCAGCCTACAGGTGTCTGTGGCCCAGCTGTGGAAAGGTGCTCACGTCAGTGGTGGGAATAAAACGACACATCCGGACGACACACCTGTG CCGTGGCGGCGAGCACGAGCGCTGTTCCCGCAGCGAGGAGGATTTTTACTACACCGAAGTTAACCAATGGGACCAGCCGCAGTCTCCtttacttcctctcctctgtggccCCGCCCCcgcctcccccacctcctcctccccctcctccccctcctcaccccccagccctccccctccctcccctccgtCTCCCCCCTCTCCGGCCTGCGGCGCTCTGAGTCGctctgccccctcctcctccggcaGCTTCTGGCAGGTCCAATCAGAGCACTCCTACCAG gGTTTGGCGTTTCGGGTGCGCTCGGTCAGTGTTGGAGAGCAGTGGCTGCAGCATCAGAGCGCCCCCTGCAG